The following coding sequences are from one Gossypium raimondii isolate GPD5lz chromosome 4, ASM2569854v1, whole genome shotgun sequence window:
- the LOC105780322 gene encoding 60S ribosomal protein L6: MAAKRKTPVKTRNPDLIRGVGKYSRSKMYHKRGLWAIKAKHGGVFPRHDPKPKAPVAPEKAPKFYPAEDVKKPLLNKRKPKPTKLRASITPGTVLILLAGRFMGKRVVFLKQLTSGLLLVTGPFKINGVPLRRLNQSYVIATSTKVDISGVNVEKFDDKYFAKEVEKKKKGEGEFFEAEKEDKKTLPDEKKEDQKAVDASLIKSIEGVVNLKAYLAARFSLKSGMKPHELVF; this comes from the exons ATGGCAGCAAAAAGGAAGACCCCTGTTAAGACCCGAAACCCAGATCTTATACGTGGCGTAGGCAAGTATTCCAGGTCTAAGATGTACCACAAGCGTGGCCTTTGGGCTATCAAGGCCAAACACGGTGGCGTCTTCCCCCGCCATGACCCCAAGCCTAAAGCACCCGTCGCCCCCGAGAAGGCTCCCAAATTTTACCCCGCTGAAGATGTCAAGAAGCCGCTACTGAATAAGCGCAAGCCTAAACCCACCAAGCTCAG AGCAAGCATTACTCCAGGGACAGTCTTGATTTTGTTGGCTGGAAGATTTATGGGGAAgagagttgttttcttgaagcAACTTACTTCTGGGCTTCTTTTGGTTACTG GACCATTCAAGATTAATGGTGTTCCTTTACGGCGTCTGAACCAATCCTATGTCATTGCTACTTCCACCAAGGTTGATATCTCAGGAGTTAATGTAGAGAAGTTTGATGACAAGTACTTTGCCAAGGAagtagaaaaaaagaagaagggtgAAGGAGAGTTTTTCGAAGCTGAAAAAGAG GATAAGAAGACATTGCCAGATGAGAAGAAAGAGGACCAGAAAGCTGTTGATGCATCTTTGATAAAATCAATTGAGGGAGTCGTAAACTTGAAGGCATACCTTGCTGCAAGATTTTCTCTAAAGTCGGGCATGAAACCTCATGAGCTTGTTTTCTAG
- the LOC105780804 gene encoding ubiquitin carboxyl-terminal hydrolase 21 — protein MLCVFANGAKSWWIFFHEEELRYQLSAVVKHFGFRPTFGRYVCYIRSSPNMWHKMNDLRVTCVEEEAVDTKVCSR, from the exons ATGCTTTGTGTTTTTGCAAATGGTGCTAAAAGCTGGTGGATCTTTTTCCATGAA GAGGAACTGAGGTATCAACTATCTGCAGTTGTGAAACATTTCGGATTCAGACCTACTTTTGGACGCTATGTTTGCTACATTCGATCCTCTCCTAATATGTGGCATAAGATGAATGATTTAAGG GTTACGTGTGTTGAAGAAGAAGCTGTTGATACCAAAGTCTGTTCTAGATGA
- the LOC128040469 gene encoding uncharacterized mitochondrial protein AtMg00860-like, giving the protein MPFGPTNAPTFQAVMNDLFRPYLRIFILVFFDDILIYSKDMNQHLQHLRIALDLLYNNIYHAKASKCHFGQPQINFLGHMVNSKGVQVDQAKIQAVQSWPVLTNLKKLRGFLCLTGYYRKFVKNYGLIARPHTHLTKKDGFQ; this is encoded by the coding sequence ATGCCATTTGGTCCCACTAACGCTCCAACATTTCAAGCTGTTATGAATGATCTATTCAGGCCTTATTTGCGGATATTTATTCTAGTCTTCTTCGATGATATCCTTATTTATAGCAAAGATATGAACCAACACTTACAACACCTCCGTATAGCTCTTGATCTACTCTACAACAACATATATCATGCCAAAGCTTCCAAGTGCCACTTTGGCCAACCACAGATAAATTTTCTTGGACATATGGTAAATTCTAAAGGAGTACAAGTTGATCAAGCCAAAATCCAAGCAGTTCAATCCTGGCCTGTTCTTACCAACTTAAAGAAGTTACGTGGATTTCTATGCCTGACAGGATACTATCGCAAATTCGTCAAGAACTATGGACTGATAGCACGTCCTCATACTCATCTCACTAAGAAAGATGGCTTCCAATGA